The following are encoded in a window of Thermomicrobiales bacterium genomic DNA:
- a CDS encoding aminotransferase class III-fold pyridoxal phosphate-dependent enzyme, translating to MDMEAEERVRRDDRAHVFHSWSAQSKINPMPVAGGEGCEFFDFEGKRYLDFASQLVYTNLGHQHPKVVAAIKEQAERLCVIQPSFANERSSELARMLSELAPGDLNMAFFTNGGAEANENAIRLAREATGRHKILSAYRSYHGATHGAIALTGEPRRWASEPAISGVVHFMGPYTYRSSFHSENEEQERDRALAHLEEVVMYEGPQTVAGIILEVIVGTNGILVPPEGYLQGVRELCDRHGIVMILDEVMTGFGRTGHWFGSAGFGVEPDLISCAKGLTSGYVPLGAVLISQKIADKFQDKVYYGGLTYSGHPLACAAGIGALNAMKEEKVVENARMIGDDVLGPGLRELQKKHKSIGDVRG from the coding sequence ATGGACATGGAAGCCGAGGAACGCGTCCGTCGCGATGACCGCGCGCACGTGTTCCACTCATGGTCGGCGCAGAGCAAGATCAACCCGATGCCGGTGGCAGGTGGCGAGGGCTGTGAGTTCTTCGATTTCGAGGGCAAGCGCTACCTCGACTTCGCGAGCCAGCTCGTCTACACGAACCTCGGGCATCAGCATCCGAAGGTCGTCGCGGCGATCAAGGAGCAGGCCGAGCGGTTGTGCGTGATCCAGCCAAGCTTCGCCAACGAGCGCTCGTCCGAGCTGGCCCGCATGCTGTCCGAGCTGGCACCCGGCGACCTCAACATGGCCTTCTTCACCAACGGCGGCGCAGAAGCGAACGAGAACGCCATCCGCCTCGCCCGCGAGGCGACCGGTCGGCACAAGATTCTGTCCGCCTATCGCTCGTATCACGGCGCGACCCACGGCGCGATCGCCCTGACCGGCGAGCCACGGCGCTGGGCGTCGGAGCCGGCCATTAGCGGCGTCGTCCACTTCATGGGCCCATACACCTATCGCTCGTCGTTCCACTCCGAGAACGAGGAGCAGGAGCGCGATCGGGCTCTGGCGCACCTCGAAGAGGTCGTGATGTACGAGGGCCCGCAGACCGTCGCCGGTATCATCCTGGAGGTGATCGTCGGCACGAACGGCATCCTCGTACCGCCCGAAGGCTATCTGCAGGGCGTGCGCGAGCTCTGCGATCGCCACGGCATCGTCATGATCCTCGATGAAGTCATGACCGGCTTCGGTCGCACCGGCCACTGGTTTGGCTCGGCCGGCTTCGGCGTCGAGCCGGACCTGATCTCCTGCGCCAAGGGCCTGACCTCTGGCTATGTCCCGCTCGGAGCAGTGCTGATCTCGCAGAAGATCGCCGACAAGTTCCAGGACAAGGTCTACTACGGCGGCCTGACCTACTCCGGCCACCCGCTGGCCTGCGCGGCCGGCATCGGCGCGCTCAATGCGATGAAGGAAGAGAAGGTCGTCGAGAACGCCAGGATGATCGGCGACGACGTCCTCGGCCCCGGCCTGCGCGAGCTGCAGAAGAAGCACAAGAGCATCGGTGACGTGCGCGG
- a CDS encoding beta-lactamase family protein: MTEAETLEQVAREQQVQLAIPGIAWGVLRGDSEEQGAIGVAKLTTGEPMRADSLCRIASISKVFTSTLAMMLVDDGTLDLDAPVSHYLPGVRISAGIEDRITTRHLLSHGTGMLGDFSVNFGWGADALERAIGEFHTLRQYAEPDELWFYCNSGFHLAGRILEVVGGKPFDELMRERLFEPLGLERACFFSHEAISSPHALGHNQRTPDTDEHVPADQYYPRNRLPAGGVYANVPDLLRFARFHLGDGTVDGQRVIGAETLRAMREPQRQAANWADQWGIGWDIRTIDGVQVIGHGGSINGFKSLLTLVPEKQAALVVLTNSGRGDLANRAIERWFLEQELGLVKPSPATVTLDDAQADRIAGRYSGADSTIDLVRDGDGFRLELTSPGPNGGEPVRWPDESFAPISEWELINTAGPAAGTRIDVVSTADGAPRYLRMHGRLFDRTEQNS, from the coding sequence ATGACCGAAGCAGAGACACTGGAACAAGTCGCACGCGAGCAGCAGGTGCAGTTGGCGATCCCAGGAATCGCCTGGGGTGTGCTGCGCGGCGACAGCGAAGAGCAGGGCGCGATCGGCGTCGCCAAGCTGACGACCGGCGAGCCGATGCGGGCGGACTCGCTCTGCCGCATTGCATCAATCTCGAAAGTCTTTACGTCGACGCTGGCGATGATGCTGGTCGATGACGGCACGCTCGATCTGGACGCGCCGGTCAGCCACTATCTGCCGGGGGTTCGCATCTCGGCGGGCATTGAGGATCGCATCACGACGCGGCATCTCCTCTCCCATGGGACCGGCATGCTCGGCGACTTCTCGGTCAACTTCGGTTGGGGTGCGGATGCGCTGGAGCGCGCAATCGGCGAGTTCCACACGCTGCGCCAGTACGCCGAGCCGGACGAACTGTGGTTCTACTGCAACTCCGGCTTCCATCTGGCCGGACGCATTCTTGAGGTAGTCGGCGGCAAACCGTTCGATGAGCTGATGCGCGAGCGGCTGTTCGAGCCGCTGGGCCTGGAGCGCGCCTGCTTCTTCAGCCACGAGGCGATTTCCAGTCCGCACGCCCTCGGCCATAACCAGCGCACGCCCGACACCGACGAGCACGTACCGGCCGACCAGTACTATCCGCGCAATCGCCTGCCGGCCGGTGGTGTCTACGCGAACGTACCGGACTTGCTGCGCTTCGCCCGCTTCCATCTCGGCGACGGCACCGTCGATGGCCAACGGGTGATCGGCGCGGAGACGCTGCGCGCCATGCGCGAGCCGCAGCGGCAGGCCGCCAACTGGGCCGACCAGTGGGGCATCGGCTGGGATATCCGCACGATCGACGGTGTGCAGGTGATCGGGCACGGTGGCAGCATCAACGGCTTCAAGTCGCTGCTGACGCTCGTGCCGGAGAAGCAGGCGGCGCTCGTCGTACTGACGAACAGCGGACGCGGCGACCTGGCCAATCGCGCCATCGAGCGCTGGTTCCTGGAGCAGGAGCTGGGCCTCGTCAAGCCGTCGCCAGCGACGGTGACCCTCGACGACGCGCAGGCCGACCGCATCGCCGGTCGCTACAGTGGGGCAGATTCGACCATCGACCTCGTGCGCGACGGCGACGGATTCCGGCTGGAGCTGACCAGCCCGGGGCCGAACGGCGGCGAGCCGGTGCGCTGGCCGGACGAATCGTTCGCGCCAATCAGCGAATGGGAGCTGATCAACACCGCCGGCCCGGCCGCGGGCACCCGAATCGATGTCGTGTCAACGGCGGACGGCGCGCCGCGCTACCTGCGAATGCACGGACGCCTCTTCGATCGGACCGAGCAGAACTCGTAG